The following is a genomic window from Flavobacteriales bacterium.
AAGGAGGTCGCCTCCATGATTGTCGTTTCGGGTAGTGGCAACAATGGAAAGGTAGCACGGAGAATCTATCACGGGGCGGAGGTTATTCTAAACAATCTTCAAATTTAGTTTTATTGAAGGAAGCACATCCAGAGTGCACTTACAGTACACACTCCTCGAACTGGTAATTGGCCCAACCCCAATCTGGTCTATTTATCCCCCAGTTTGAACCTTCTTTCACCATTTTCATTCCGCCCCGATGGATGATTGAATAATCGAGACTGGGCTTATCTGCCAAGAAACGAATGGTCTTCATAACATCATCAGATTCCCAACCGTTTTCGTGATCGATGTGATACACGCACGCATAATAGGGGAAAATCACCTGTTCCATTTCAATGGCACACGCAGACCAAAGTCCCATACTGTCTATATGTATAGAATACATGTCGAGTTCAGGGTAACCATCTATTTTCAACCAATCGACCTTGGCCATAAGCGTAAAGTCGCCACAGGTTACCGTATCCATTCTGAAATAGGGAAACTCACCAGGATGTCTTAGCCTCCACAAATACAACCAGACCGAATTGAAAAAAGCCGCTACTCGCGGAAACCAATAAATGAACTTTGGAAGTGCCACGGCTTCCTGACCTTGGGTTTTACCCATTCTACGGAACATGTTCTGCGATGCGTACTTTAACTGCCCATCGAATGATTTGACATCCATGATTTCCTTTGGGACATCGCAACGATTAGTACGATAGTATTTGCCTTTCTTCAAAGACCGATTTGACAGAATATCAAAGCACTCATTTGAGAAAACTATATCAATGTTGGTACAAAGAACGAACCCACCTTTTGCACGCCTTATACCAACATTCTTAGCCGTCATTTGATAAAGTCCAATCGATTTGGAAAACGCATATGAGTTGTGCACTTCAGGAGGTACTACAATAACCCGCAGCATGACTGGTACATCTAAACCGGGCCCAATAAGTACCTCTTTTAGCAATGGCCTGTCTGCTGGTGGATTCCACTCTACGAGTATCAATTCCACTTGGAGTCCTGTTCGTTTTGCCTGATGATAAACGCTGTTAAGAAAGGTCTGAGTTCTTCTCAGCAGATCTCCTCCGTGGTCATCATTACGAGTGGTGGCCACGATGGATAGGTAAAAGGAAGTTTCTGACAAGAGCTGATCCATACTTTAAGTATTCCAAATGTAAGCGATGATGAACAAGCAATGACAACTTTCACTTCAGAGTCATCACTGGAAGATCGTAATTGGCCAGACCCCAATCTTGTGGATTTCCGCTACGAGCATCGCCCGTTTTCAACAGTTTCTCAATCTTTTGCCTGAATTCCCTATGAGCCATTTCCTGATCAGACTTACCGCTCACCTTGGCATCAAATCTACGCTCATGCTCCTTGTGGAAAATAGGCTTGAAAAAGGTGCGTTCTTTCAACCCATATTCAGATGCTCGAAGAACCATCATTGAATCTACATGAAGAGAAATTCGCGAAATCTGATCATACCCCCCCAGCTCTAACCACACTTTACGCTCCATAAGCATAAAATCTCCGCTTGCATTACAATGGCGCTGGTATTCTATCCTATCGTAATACACAGGAATCCTCAGAAGATCCAAAAAAGGCCGCAAGTAAATCGTACTACTTCTCCATTTGTTTGACACGGAAACCCAAAACCAAAGAAACAAATAGCTCAACCAATCATAACCTGCAATAGAGACCTCTTGCCCTTTAAACCATATTTTAAAGGCCGATTCAGATAATTGCTCGGAAGGACCAGTTCCGTCTAATTCGAACTCACGGTTGCTAAAATCAATCCGATTGGCGCGGTAGTATTTCCCTGCACGAAGGTTCATCAAACATGGGAAGAGATCAGTACTAAGAAGGACATCCGGATTCATTACCAGAAGAAAATCGCCATTCGCCCTTCTGATTCCAACATTCTTGGCAAGATATTCTACAAAAGGTACAGGTTTAACCCCTGTTTGAGTAACAAATTTTTCATGAATTTCAGGCAACACAGTTATCACCTTCACTTCCACATTACCCTCAGACACAGGCCAAGAAATAAAACGCTGAATAGGTTCGTTGTAAGGAACTGGATTGTAATTCACAAATATCAACTCTGAAGATATACCGTTCTTCTTCAGATTCTTTACCGTCCAAGAAACGAACATTTGCAGACGTTCACGGAATTCACCCCCATAATCATCGTTACGGATCGCAATAACAATAGAAAGAAACGGTCTTGACAACTATGATATTTTAAGGAATAAGTCGAAGATAACCAGCTTATTGCAATGAATCCATCACTTGATAGTCTAAGTTCAAAGTTGCTAGCTCCTTTACGAGAATTTGCTCCAGGTAATCAGCATACGCCAAATGGCCTTCATCATTAAAATGACCATCCTCTCGATCGTACATCCAAACCTCAGAGTTATGCTGGTAATATGGAACTTCACCAAAAAGATTCGGAATCAGTTCAGCACCATTTAACTTGCCGTTTTTAAATTCAGGAATTACTGACATTACAAATTTAGCACCTATGGAATCACAGAAACGCTGCATTTCCTCAGATTGAACAGCTGTTATAGGTGATTGTGGAAACTTTTCTCCGATAAAGAAATGATGGTCAATAAGGCCAAGATTGACCAAATATTCCCAACACAGCGTGCTAAAAACTGTAGTTGAAAAAATCTTATTAATCAAGGTGTTTTGGGGGATAATCATGTTCTTCATTATATTTTCATAAGCCTCATTTGCCGTTGGAAAGGAAACCCCAAAATGATTGCTGTAGATTACCCCTGCATTGGTATGGTAGTTCAACGGTACTTTTTCACTCAGCTTTCGTTCAAAATATTGCACGTCATTCCCCATGAAAAAATTGCACACAACTACGTCTGGTCGTATCAACGGTCCGTACTTCTTAAGAATGGCCTTGTACTGAGAAACATCCGCACCGCTGATTCCTGTATTGTATACCCACAAACCCCTTGAAAAGAGAATATTAGCAAAGCTGTTTGTGCAATCAGATGCTGAGTGACCCCAAGTGAAAGAGTCTCCCAGTAAGAGTATTGAAGGTTTAGAATCAGCCTTTGCAACAAACGGTATGGAATAAAAGCCTTCCTTATTTATCGGATCTGATGCATATTCTGCATATTTTCTATCCCATGCTTGTCTTTCATCGAATTTCAACTTATTGAATCGAACCCAAAATTCATTCAAAGGTTTTGAGTAATCTGTGTCAAGTCCATGGCCCATCAAAACAGAGTACACTTCATGTGGATAGCGTCTTTCCTCCGATAAATGCTCAGAGGCACTAACATGGCGATTTGGTCGAGCCTTCATCTTGGCAACCAACTTAGTGTCAACAGTTAGTATTCCTGTCGAATCGGTAGTAAATCCTTCGAAGACAATCAATGAGTCAACTGGATGAACCCATCTATTATATCCGAACTGTCCTGGTGTGTAATCCAAAATCCGCAACCCGATCTCAACGGCAATCACGGTAAACAACGTTGAAAAGAGCATCAATCCTAAATTTTGAAAGATGTTGGGTACTGAAAAAGCAAAAAGTAGGAGAATCAACGACATCATTGGCAGTCCGAACTTGACAAGACCACCGACCAGGTAAATCCAACTATGATAATTCGGAAATGCACGTTGAAGTTCTTCCGCCCCAGCGCTGAGTAACCAGCAAAGGTCAACGTTCAATAACTCTATGCCTGAACACCACGATTTGAAAAAATAAATAAATGAAATGCAAACTAAAAGTTGCCCAACGGCAATCCATTTCAGCTTATTCGAAGGCGCTTCAAGCACTTTAGATTTTTAGATTGAGAATCTTAACAATTATTTCTTCCTGGTATTTATGAAAAACTTCCATCCTTTGGTCTTCAATTAATCAACTCAGTTTTCTGCAGACCTTCGTTATCGTCCGGATACCAAGAAGGATTCAGTCTAACGGAACACATTACTCTAAGCATAACTCAATCCAGTACTAATTCAATTCAGTTAGCTTGTCATATATCCAAGCGTAAGTTTTGGAAATGCCAGCTTGAAGATCAAATTTAGGCTTCCAGCCTAATTCAGCTTCGATGATGCGATTATCAGAGCATCGGCCACGCACTCCAGTCGGGCCACTGATGTTTCTGACAGTAATCGACTTCCCACTGATTCGCGCAACAAGATGGGTGAATTCGTTGATGGATATCATTTCTTCAGACCCGATATTGACCGGCCCAACAAATGAACCTTTCATTAGCAGCCTGACTGCATCAAGGCAATCATCAATGTAGAGGAATGACCTGGTTTGCTTGCCATCGCCCCAGACCTCCACCTCACCTCCTTCAACGGCTTCGGCCACTTTACGACAGATTGCGGCCGGAGCCTTTTCCTTCCCGTTGTTCCAAGCTCCTTTTGGTCCGTAAATATTATGAAACCGTGCAACCCTAACTGACAATCCATGATTTCTAGCAAAGGTCAGATACAATCTTTCGCTGAAAAGCTTTTCCCAACCATATTCGCTATCTGGTTCAGCTGGATACACCGAATTCTCTTCACACTTCGGATTCTCCGGGTCCATTTGGTTTCTTTCCGGATAAACGCATGCAGATGAAGAATAAAAGACCTTTCCAACCTTTTTGAGCACACATTCATTAGCAACATGTAGATTGATAAGAGCTGAATTGTGCATTACGTTCGCATCATTCAATCCTGTAAAAATGTACCCGGCACCTCCCATATCTGCCGCCAATTGATAGACCTCATCTGCTCCTTCTAAAATGGAATGCGCAACTACACTGGCATGGCGCAGATCTCCTAGAATAAATTCATCTGCTTCGGTTTCTGCATACTCTGGATACTTGAGATCAACCCCTTTTACAAAGTATCCCTCGCTCTTTAGGCGGCTAACCAAATGACTACCTATGAAGCCACCTGCTCCTAATACGATTGCAACTTTCATGATTTAGGATTGGTGAATTTGTTTCCTGTTAACGCCTGTAGTTCTGTATCGATTGACTGATCATTGAACCCCTCCTGTTCCATCGTTCAAATGTATCGTTTTTGAATCTTTCAAGCATGCTGAAATAAGCTTAATCGCCATGGTTACTCACCTATTGATTTGGCCTCTTCCGAACCAGTAAAGTTTATCCGTAATGACGAAAAATAACTTTCTAACATGATTGTCAAATCCTATTAGAATGACCAACATAAAAGGCCAAATATTAATATTGGACCAAACGCATACGGAGCTTGCAATGAGTAACGGGAAGTTGAAATTATAGAGGTCATCTGCAAAATCAAACGCGTGATTCTTATTGAACTGATAAGAACCAAACCTTCTCCCATGAAAATAATACGCAAGCACAAGCGCCACCACCGCAACAAGACCAAATTGAGGAATAGAAGTCAGCCAGATCAAAGCAAGAATCAATTCCAGAAAGAATACCCCCCACTTCGCTCTGAGAAGTGTATCTAAGGAGAATTTGAGTGCTAAAGTTGTAAGCCCCGTTTTTTCATCATCATCCCTGTCCGAAACCTGCCCGTTAATGAAGTTCCGTACCTCCCAAGTATAAGACCACAACAAGTAAACCAACAAAATCACATTCGAACCTTCCTTGACATGAGGTAAATGAAGCAGCATCACCGAAATCAAAATGTAAGGCAACGTTCTTTCATAAAAACCTGTTGCAAGCACGGCAAGAAAGCCTCGTTCTTTTAATCTGATCGGCCTTAACGAGTAACTAACATTTAGGGCCACTTGCAGTGCAGAAAGCAGTAAAAGCAGTGGCTGTCTGATCAATACTACAAGCACGAATGCGCAAATGAATGAACAAACCATAATGAAGACTGACCTACCTTTTCCAATGCTTTGAACAAGATTTGACTTTCCGACCTTACTATCGGAATCAACATCACTCAGGTCATTGAGAAGATGACCGAAAATGGCAAGGCAGATGAAAGCTGCAAAGAGCAGAAGAATGTTGGTCCAATAGACGAAATCGATAATAATGCCAAATTCGAATGTTATCAAAACAGCAGTCAAAAGTCCGCCTGCGATCTTATATACCCACCATTTGTCTATTTTGAACAGCATCTTATCGAGAAATATGTGCATTTAAGTCTGCGTTGACCTATAGCAAACACGTGTTACGTGCAAGCCAATATAATGGATGATGATTACTTTGCCGATCAATTACCTCGACTTAATGCAAAGATTATCATCATTTTTCACCATCTTCACACTAACTCTACTCATCTGTCTCTCTCAGTGTTCGCAAGATGATAGCAACCTCAAATCTCAGCGTACAGCAGTCAGAAAGTTTGACCACCTGTTAAGCGATAAAATGACCACGTTTGACAAAGCCGTCACATTAAGGCGATTGGTTGCAGACACACTGGACACTGGCTTTACTTCGGACAGCTTGTGCTTAAATTTTCATACAATTTCCTTTGAAGATTTCGCGACCGATTCATTCCTGAAAAAATTCGCTGATAACTCCGGAGCAGGTTACTGCGGTCTTGCTGCGAGCATTCTCTGTAAGACTCTTAATGATCATGGGATTAATGCGTACACATATAACTTTGGGT
Proteins encoded in this region:
- a CDS encoding NAD-dependent epimerase/dehydratase family protein, which translates into the protein MKVAIVLGAGGFIGSHLVSRLKSEGYFVKGVDLKYPEYAETEADEFILGDLRHASVVAHSILEGADEVYQLAADMGGAGYIFTGLNDANVMHNSALINLHVANECVLKKVGKVFYSSSACVYPERNQMDPENPKCEENSVYPAEPDSEYGWEKLFSERLYLTFARNHGLSVRVARFHNIYGPKGAWNNGKEKAPAAICRKVAEAVEGGEVEVWGDGKQTRSFLYIDDCLDAVRLLMKGSFVGPVNIGSEEMISINEFTHLVARISGKSITVRNISGPTGVRGRCSDNRIIEAELGWKPKFDLQAGISKTYAWIYDKLTELN
- a CDS encoding SGNH/GDSL hydrolase family protein, which codes for MMSLILLLFAFSVPNIFQNLGLMLFSTLFTVIAVEIGLRILDYTPGQFGYNRWVHPVDSLIVFEGFTTDSTGILTVDTKLVAKMKARPNRHVSASEHLSEERRYPHEVYSVLMGHGLDTDYSKPLNEFWVRFNKLKFDERQAWDRKYAEYASDPINKEGFYSIPFVAKADSKPSILLLGDSFTWGHSASDCTNSFANILFSRGLWVYNTGISGADVSQYKAILKKYGPLIRPDVVVCNFFMGNDVQYFERKLSEKVPLNYHTNAGVIYSNHFGVSFPTANEAYENIMKNMIIPQNTLINKIFSTTVFSTLCWEYLVNLGLIDHHFFIGEKFPQSPITAVQSEEMQRFCDSIGAKFVMSVIPEFKNGKLNGAELIPNLFGEVPYYQHNSEVWMYDREDGHFNDEGHLAYADYLEQILVKELATLNLDYQVMDSLQ
- a CDS encoding UbiA family prenyltransferase, translated to MHIFLDKMLFKIDKWWVYKIAGGLLTAVLITFEFGIIIDFVYWTNILLLFAAFICLAIFGHLLNDLSDVDSDSKVGKSNLVQSIGKGRSVFIMVCSFICAFVLVVLIRQPLLLLLSALQVALNVSYSLRPIRLKERGFLAVLATGFYERTLPYILISVMLLHLPHVKEGSNVILLVYLLWSYTWEVRNFINGQVSDRDDDEKTGLTTLALKFSLDTLLRAKWGVFFLELILALIWLTSIPQFGLVAVVALVLAYYFHGRRFGSYQFNKNHAFDFADDLYNFNFPLLIASSVCVWSNINIWPFMLVILIGFDNHVRKLFFVITDKLYWFGRGQINR